The stretch of DNA ATTTGCTGCTGATCACAAATTCATTGAATATTGTGTTTAATTACATTTTTATATTCGGAGTTGGACCCTTCCCGGCTATGGGTGTAGCAGGAGCAGCTTTGGGAACAGCTCTGGCTCGTTTTTTCGGTTCGTTCATCGGCATCTGGATTCTTTTCTCTAAACGCTTCCCGATCCAGATAAAACTGAAAGAAATGTTTCAATTCGATTTTACACTGCTCAAAAAGATCATGTTTCTGGGTGGACCGCGCTCAATGCAGGGAATTGTTCGTAATTTTTCCCGACTTTTCATCATTCGCGTCATCACGCTTCTACCGAATTCTACAAGAGCAGTTTCCGCCTACAGTGTAGGAATGCAGGTACGCATGATCAGCAGTTTTGTGGGCTTGGCTTTTATGAACGCTGCCATGAGCCGGGTAGGACAGAACATGGGAGCTGGAAAACCGGAGCAAGCTGAAAAAAGCGGTTGGCTGGCAGCCGGCATGGCAACCGGTTTGATGACAATTGTTGCTGTATTTTTTTTCGTTTTCCCCACAGCGATTATGAGCTTCTTTACCGATGATACGGAAGCGATTGCCTTGGGAAAAACCTTCTTTCAGATCATTGCTATCAGTGAACCGGTGATGGCTTTTGCCTTTGCTATGGGTGGAGCTCTGCGCGGAGGAGGAAATCCAATTTCACCTTTCATTTATTCCAGTGTTTCCGATCTTGTGGTGGTCATTGTCTGCGGCTATATTATGGCAATTACTCTGAATCTTGGTTTTGCCGGAATTGCCATCGGAATTGCTGTCAGTTCTCTCACACGTGCAGTTCCTTCCGTCTGGAAATTCAAGCAGGGAAAGTGGAAGAAGAATAGGTTGTGAATCACTCCTGCCGTCCTTTCATTCAGACTTGTCCTAAGCTTTGAAAAAGTCTTCGGATAAGTCGGCACGAGATGCAAAGCCATAAGAGATATCACGAGATTCTTCGAAAGCCAAGCTAAGATAAACGTCAGAAAGATGGATTATTATCCGTTTGTATTTGTGAAAATCCGTGAATAAAAAAAAGAATCGCTGGAATTGACCCATGCAGAGTTTGGGTTAAGAACAACGATAAGATACAAGAACACCGTCCTTACCTCAAGCCTACGCATTAAGGCAAGTCCGGTTTTTTATTTTCGTTGTTTTTCGGTGAAAATTCAGTGATTGAAAATCAACCTTTGCGCAGTTCTTTACACACCCCACGGCTAAAGCCGTACCCCTCTCAAGAGGGGAATCGACCATTCGCAAGGTTTTAGAATACCACCCTGAACGTTCTGATCTCAAACGGTTCGAACAGCAATTCTCCAAAATATCTATCCAGTTCGATTTCCATTTCATCGTTTTCCAGCATATCCATTTCGATCAGTTTCTGCCACTCTTTCCACATATCCAACCTAACGCAGCAGCTTTTTCCTTTGGTTTCGTAAAGTCTCAATATAACTCCGTTTCCATCTTCTGCCGGTTTCACTGTTTCGATCTTCACACCAGCGCCATGAATTTGGAAAAAGCTCATGTGTTTTTTTGCTGGTAACTCCGCAATTGGTCGAATGATCAGCGGACTATTCAGAAGATGCGCTTCTTTTAAAACATCCGATTCGATCAGGCTGCCTTTGTGGGGATAATAGGCAAAAGTGAAACTGTGTTTATGCTGATCGGCTTCTTTATCAGTATCTTTAGGACTGCGTAATAGATTTAAATCGAGTGTGTTGCCTTTCACATAATGACCGTATTTGCAGTCATTCAAAAGGGCAAAACCATAATCGGCTTGTGAGAGATCGGCAAAACGATGTGCTGCAACTTCAAACTTGGCAGCATCCCAGCTGGTATTGGAATGGGTCGGTCTATTGAGTGTTCCATATTGGATTTCAAAAGAAGCTTTATCGGTTTGAACTTGCACATCTGCACTCACCCGCAGCATTTTGTGTTCTTCCTGCCAGTCAACTTCGTTCTCAATTCTAATGAGTCGAGAATCTCGTTGCAGTGAAATCCTTTGAATGATCTTTGAGTTTCCGATAGTGAATTTCTGTTTAATTATGGCTCGAAATTTTGACACTAATTCCAATTCAGATGATACAATCTTTGCTTGTTCTGGTTGCGTTTCACGATAAAAATGATTCACATCCCAGGCTCCCCAATTATTGGGTTCATCTTCCCACATTCTCAGCAGATTTGCCTTTCCCGCCAATGTTTCCCGCTGAGCTTCTTTATCGTAAATGGATATGATACATCCATCTTCATCAAGCTCCATGCGGATCAGGTCATTTTCAAGATGTTTTGTAGAAGCATCGAATTTGTAATCCTGTTCT from Candidatus Cloacimonadota bacterium encodes:
- a CDS encoding MATE family efflux transporter, yielding MKNLVTNHKHYHAEEFRLVWKIAWPIILTNMLHVLVGIVDFKMVGTLGIEPIAAVGMSRQVMMFLMIIMIAISGGSSVLVAHAYGAKDQQKVSRTASRSVTFMVLTALCIITPAGLLLSKPILNMLGAKAQVIELGHSYLRILFLGSVFHMLNFITTGILLGVGRTKVSLNLLLITNSLNIVFNYIFIFGVGPFPAMGVAGAALGTALARFFGSFIGIWILFSKRFPIQIKLKEMFQFDFTLLKKIMFLGGPRSMQGIVRNFSRLFIIRVITLLPNSTRAVSAYSVGMQVRMISSFVGLAFMNAAMSRVGQNMGAGKPEQAEKSGWLAAGMATGLMTIVAVFFFVFPTAIMSFFTDDTEAIALGKTFFQIIAISEPVMAFAFAMGGALRGGGNPISPFIYSSVSDLVVVIVCGYIMAITLNLGFAGIAIGIAVSSLTRAVPSVWKFKQGKWKKNRL